The following proteins come from a genomic window of Gossypium raimondii isolate GPD5lz chromosome 5, ASM2569854v1, whole genome shotgun sequence:
- the LOC128041090 gene encoding uncharacterized protein LOC128041090, protein MSVAEYEREFVRLGILELKEFVVLVDRACKAEELSREKRRAEMESQDVRKRTMGRTFQSHPKKFKGMDPRPTWFDWVFTQRPREVDSGATTRATSVASVGNVGNTRPECQQCGRRHIGECWGFKRACFRCGSQEHYVRDCPERREEENLPRAGSGDIVSRGRPPRNVGSKVSGKSVMKDAAGGSEIRAPARTYAIRAREDASSPDVITDQERREEYIKRGKEKIVE, encoded by the coding sequence ATGTCCGTAGCAGAATATGAACGGGAGTTTGTTCGGCTTGggattttagagttaaaagaatttgtggtgtTAGTTGATCGGGCCTGTAAAGCTGAAGAACTGAGTAGAGAAAAGAGAAGGGCAGAGATGGAATCTCAAGATGTAAGGAAGAGGACAATGGGCAGAACATTTCAATCTCATCCGAAGAAGTTTAAAGGGATGGATCCACGACCAACCTGGTTCGATTGGGTATTCACGCAGAGACCGAGGGAGGTCGATTCTGGAGCTACAACTCGAGCTACCTCTGTAGCAAGTGTGGGCAATGTAGGAAACACCCGGCCTGAATGTCAACAGTGTGGCAGGCGACATATTGGTGAGTGTTGGGGATTTAAACGAGCTTGTTTCAGGTGTGGTTCCCAAGAGCATTATGTAAGAGATTGCCCtgagagaagagaggaagaaaaTTTGCCAAGAGCTGGATCGGGTGATATTGTTAGTAGAGGGAGACCGCCGAGAAATGTGGGAAGCAAAGTCAGTGGTAAAAGTGTGATGAAAGATGCAGCTGGAGGATCAGAAATTAGAGCGCCTGCCAGGActtatgccatacgtgctcgAGAGGATGCCTCATCTCCCgatgtgattactg